Below is a window of Cytobacillus firmus DNA.
CCCTTTTAAGCAGGGAGCACCTGATAGAAATGCAATGTCAGCATCTCCAGTTGAATCTATAAATTGTTTGGCCTTAACTCGTATTGGACCCGATTTGGTTACCAATCGAATGTTTTTAATGGTTCCTCCATCCACTTCAACTGAATCTGCAAAGCTATGAACAAGAACTTCCACTCCAGCTTCTTCAAGCATTTCAAGTGCAAGAAGCTTATATTTTTCAGGATGATATGGAGTGACTGTATTGGTAAAGCCCACTGTGTCCCGCAAATGGCCGGGAGATCCATCAATAGCTATAAGCCTCTCTACAATCTCTTGAGCAATCCCTTTAATGACCTGACGTCCAGTTTCCGTATGAAAGGTCATCCATGGATAGACAAGCGCAACAGTAGACATGCCTCCTAAAAATCCATACCTCTCAATAAGAAGTGTCCTGGCTCCTCCTCTCCCGGCCGCAATAGCTGCATTAATTCCTGCAGGTCCCCCTCCTGCAACGACTACATCAAATTCCAACTCATTTTTCAAAACGATCACGTCCTTTCAACAATCTACCAGTCTATTATTTTCCTCCTGTCATACTCACACCTTCAATAAACTGCTTTTGAGCAAAGAAGAAGACAATTAATAACGGAACTGTTGCCATAACTGAGGCACTCATCAACAGTTCCCACTTTGTTCCCACTTCATCTGTAAATAAGGCTAATGCTAACGGAAGCGTCATGAGTTCTTTCGAATTAATATAAATCAATGGTTCATAGAATTCATTCCAGCTTGTTAAGAAAGTAAATATGGTCAATGTAGCAATCGCTGGTTTGGCAAGAGGAAGCATGATGCTCCAATAGATTCGGAAATAGGAGCACCCATCCAGCTTTGCAGCTTCTTCGAGCTCTTTAGGTACAAGGAGGAAGAATTGCCTCATGACAAATACCCCAAATACTCCCGCTGGCCCCAAAATTGGTATCCCTATTAGGGGGATATGAGTATTCACCAATCCCAAATCTCTCATTAATAGAAATAACGGGATAGTAATGACCTCGACAGGGATCATCATAGTGCTTAATAAGCAAAGAAACAGAATCGAACTGCCGCGAAAGGATAACTTCGCAAACGCATAGCCAGCTAATGACCCAAAGAAAATGGTGCCAATCGTGACCAATATAGCAATATAAATACTATTAAAATAAAATAGGTGAAACGGTGTTTTCTCCAGTACATCCAAATAGTTCTGCCAGCGGAAGGGATCGGGTATCCACTGGAAAGTAAAAATCTTGGTCGAGTCTTTAAATGATGTATTTATCATCCATAAAAATGGCACGATCATAATTAGAGATACAAGGGTCAATACTCCATAAAATATAACCTTTGTTCCAAAACTCTTCTTTTTTCTATTGTTCATGGAAAACCCACCTCTTTCTTAACACCCACTGGGCTATGGTGAAAACTAAAATGATTAAAAATAGAATAATCGCAATGGCCGAAGCGTAGCCGAAATCAAATAGCTTAAAGGCTGTTTCCCAAATATAATAAACAAGAACCTTTGTATGATTCCCAGGCCCTCCTCCGGTCATGACATAAATTTGCCCAAACACCTTCATGGATCCGATCACCGTTAAGATGAGTGTTAAAAATACAGTTGGTGTTATCATTGGCAGCGTGACATACCAGAACTGTTTGCTTTTGTTGGCACCATCCAAAAAAGAGGCTTCATAAAGTGTACGGGGCACTTGCTGTAAAGCGGCAAGGAAAAGTACCATATTCAAACCGACATTTTTCATGGCACTGACTACAATAACTGCCGCCATGGCAAGCTTCGGATCATAAAGCCATGCTGGACCCTCAATGCTGAACACCTGCAGAATTTGATTAATAAATCCTTCATCCGTTGCGAACATATACTTCCAGATAATGGACCACACAACAATCGATGTCATGACAGGAATAAAGATGGCCGTCCGGAAGATTCCCATTCCAGGCAGGTTTCGGTGCAGCAGCAAAGCCAGCATAAGGGCCATAATAATATTGACTGGCACCAGTCCGACTGAAAAAATGAGCGTGTTCTTCAATACAGCCCCAAATTCAGGATCTGCAGTTAAACGGCGGTAATTTTCCAATCCAATAAAGTTTGGATCACCAAGCAGCTGCCAGTCTGTGAGACTCATATAAAAGGAGTAAAGCAGCGGTCCCAGCATCACAATTAAAAAACCTAACACCATCGGACTCACAAACAAATAGCCGTAAAAGGCTTCACTCCCTATAAACTTTTTCCTGCGCCTTTTCTTTTCCAAAGAGAGATGCGCCGGAGTTTTTAAGTTTGCTTCCATTCTGCACCCTCCTAAATATTGTCAATGGCATTCCTAAAATCAGCAACTGAACTCTTAATGCTTTCTGCTGTATGTCCAGTTACAACCGCGCCTAACATAATCCCTTTAACACCAGCTTGAGAAAGAAGAGAAATATCATCTGGCACCAGTTTTCGCTGCGATGAGATAAGAACTGGTACATCCACCTTCTCTGCTAAAAATTTATAAGCAAGAATGTCTTTAAAAGTAAGGGGAGACCCATATTCCTCACCAGGCACAATAGATGCTTCAAGCGCTGTTATATCCAGAGACCTTAACTGACCCATTTTCTCAATATCATAATCAGACGATATGGCAAAAGTTTTTTCCATATTAGAAAGCTTTAACATCCAGCTAGGCATGTGGTGAGCATAAATTGAAAAATAATCGAAACCTATCTGGGAAAGCAGATTCATTTCACTTTGTTTGATTTCTTCATAAGAACCACCTGGCACTATCCCCAGGGGACCAGTATATTTTGACCGAATATGCCGGAAGACATCGATATAGGATTCTGCTGCATTGAACTCATTGCCTGATGCACGATGTTTCACATTCACATGCATTTTTACAGCATCTGCACCTTCACTTAATGC
It encodes the following:
- a CDS encoding carbohydrate ABC transporter permease; the protein is MNNRKKKSFGTKVIFYGVLTLVSLIMIVPFLWMINTSFKDSTKIFTFQWIPDPFRWQNYLDVLEKTPFHLFYFNSIYIAILVTIGTIFFGSLAGYAFAKLSFRGSSILFLCLLSTMMIPVEVITIPLFLLMRDLGLVNTHIPLIGIPILGPAGVFGVFVMRQFFLLVPKELEEAAKLDGCSYFRIYWSIMLPLAKPAIATLTIFTFLTSWNEFYEPLIYINSKELMTLPLALALFTDEVGTKWELLMSASVMATVPLLIVFFFAQKQFIEGVSMTGGK
- a CDS encoding carbohydrate ABC transporter permease, coding for MEANLKTPAHLSLEKKRRRKKFIGSEAFYGYLFVSPMVLGFLIVMLGPLLYSFYMSLTDWQLLGDPNFIGLENYRRLTADPEFGAVLKNTLIFSVGLVPVNIIMALMLALLLHRNLPGMGIFRTAIFIPVMTSIVVWSIIWKYMFATDEGFINQILQVFSIEGPAWLYDPKLAMAAVIVVSAMKNVGLNMVLFLAALQQVPRTLYEASFLDGANKSKQFWYVTLPMITPTVFLTLILTVIGSMKVFGQIYVMTGGGPGNHTKVLVYYIWETAFKLFDFGYASAIAIILFLIILVFTIAQWVLRKRWVFHEQ